A section of the Harmonia axyridis chromosome 2, icHarAxyr1.1, whole genome shotgun sequence genome encodes:
- the LOC123673970 gene encoding uncharacterized protein LOC123673970, whose amino-acid sequence MVNSCVICKKSTSKDCGRSIHRSSSTSPDERPVTPEPLDTNKLGSVRESSKLSNSELSRTLTASDLSATLTTSDLSATLTASDLSDTLTASDLSAFLTDTESSGALTVSELSGTMTASESSSNLVSSEVLTVAHPTTSEAKSSVPRPRKRKCFVGDVRDEDFRTPKQGKFAFSLAKRKIAEQKKKLKALRMKNRRLQQKISDISGLLNIVFLQIIIVKIIYFMLHVIFYGSY is encoded by the exons CCAGTAAAGACTGCGGGCGATCCATACATCG TTCCAGTAGCACATCTCCAGATGAAAGGCCTGTGACTCCAGAACCATTAGATACTAATAAGCTAGGTAGTGTCAGGGAATCCTCAAAACTGAGTAATTCTGAACTATCCAGAACTTTAACAGCTAGTGATTTGTCTGCTACACTGActacttcagatttatctgCTACATTGACTGCTTCAGATTTATCTGATACATTAACCGCTTCAGATTTATCTGCTTTTTTGACCGATACAGAATCCTCTGGTGCTTTGACAGTTTCAGAATTGTCCGGTACTATGACAGCTTCAGAATCGTCAAGCAACTTGGTATCCTCGGAAGTATTAACAGTAGCACATCCAACTAC TTCTGAAGCTAAAAGTTCTGTACCAAgaccaagaaaaagaaaatgtttTGTTGGTGATGTAAGGGATGAAGATTTCAGGACACCAAAACAAGGAAAATTTGCCTTCTCCCTTGCTAAACGAAAAATTGCAGAACagaaaaagaaactgaaagCATTGAGGATGAAGAACAGAAGACTGCAacagaaaatttcagatatttcaggACTACTGAATATCGTATTTCTTCAAATCATTATtgtaaaaatcatttattttatgttacatgttattttttatggaagttATTAA